A single region of the Mycobacterium lentiflavum genome encodes:
- the lepA gene encoding translation elongation factor 4 has product MDTLDVPANRRSTSINSTRQEIPISSFADQTFTAPAQIRNFCIIAHIDHGKSTLADRMLQLTGVVDERSMRAQYLDRMDIERERGITIKAQNVRLPWKLDGTDYVLHLIDTPGHVDFTYEVSRALEACEGAVLLVDAAQGIEAQTLANLYLALDRDLHIIPVLNKIDLPAADPDRYAGEIAHIIGCEPGDVLRVSGKTGEGVADLLDHLVREVPPPQGDADAPLRAMIFDSVYDIYRGVVTYVRVVDGKITPRERIAMMSTGATHELLEVGIVSPEPKPSAGLGVGEVGYLITGVKDVRQSKVGDTVTTARHGAKEALTGYREPKPMVYSGLYPVDGSDYPDLRDALEKLQLNDAALTYEPETSVALGFGFRCGFLGLLHMEITRERLEREFDLDLISTSPNVVYRVIKEDDSEIVVTNPSDWPEGKVREVYEPVVKTTVIAPSEFIGTIMELCQSRRGELGGMDYLSPERVELRYTMPLGEIIFDFFDSLKSRTRGYASLDYEEAGEQEASLVKVDILLQGEAVDAFSAIVHKDSAFAYGNKMTTKLKELIPRQQFEVPVQAAIGSKIIARENIRAIRKDVLSKCYGGDITRKRKLLEKQKEGKKRMKTIGRVDVPQEAFVAALSTDAAGDKAKK; this is encoded by the coding sequence ATAGATACCCTGGACGTACCCGCGAACCGCCGGTCAACCAGCATCAACAGCACCCGCCAGGAGATCCCCATCAGCAGTTTCGCCGACCAGACCTTCACCGCGCCGGCGCAGATCAGGAACTTCTGCATCATCGCTCACATCGACCATGGCAAGTCCACCCTGGCCGACCGGATGCTTCAGCTCACCGGCGTCGTCGACGAGCGGTCCATGCGTGCGCAGTACCTGGACCGGATGGACATCGAGCGGGAACGCGGCATCACCATCAAGGCGCAGAACGTCCGGCTGCCCTGGAAGCTCGACGGCACCGACTACGTCCTGCACCTGATCGACACCCCGGGCCACGTCGACTTCACCTACGAGGTGTCCCGCGCGCTGGAGGCGTGCGAGGGCGCGGTGCTGTTGGTCGACGCGGCACAGGGCATCGAGGCCCAGACCCTGGCAAACCTCTACCTGGCGCTGGACCGCGACCTGCACATCATCCCGGTGCTCAACAAGATCGACCTCCCGGCCGCCGACCCGGACCGCTATGCCGGCGAGATCGCACACATCATCGGCTGCGAACCCGGCGACGTACTGCGGGTCTCCGGCAAGACCGGCGAGGGCGTGGCCGACTTGCTCGACCACCTGGTGCGCGAGGTGCCGCCGCCGCAGGGTGACGCCGACGCGCCGCTGCGCGCGATGATCTTCGACTCCGTCTACGACATTTACCGCGGCGTGGTCACCTACGTCCGCGTGGTGGACGGCAAGATCACGCCCCGCGAGCGCATCGCGATGATGTCCACCGGTGCCACCCACGAGCTGCTCGAGGTCGGCATCGTCTCGCCCGAACCCAAGCCCAGCGCGGGCCTGGGGGTCGGGGAGGTGGGCTACCTGATCACCGGCGTCAAGGACGTTCGCCAGTCGAAGGTCGGTGACACCGTGACGACGGCCCGCCACGGCGCCAAAGAAGCGCTCACCGGGTATCGCGAACCCAAGCCAATGGTCTACTCGGGGCTGTACCCGGTGGACGGGTCGGATTACCCGGATCTGCGCGATGCCCTGGAGAAGCTGCAACTCAACGACGCCGCCCTGACCTACGAACCGGAGACGTCGGTGGCACTGGGCTTCGGATTCCGTTGTGGCTTTTTGGGTTTGCTGCACATGGAGATCACCCGCGAACGCTTGGAGCGCGAGTTCGATTTGGATCTCATCTCGACGTCGCCCAACGTCGTGTACCGGGTGATCAAAGAGGATGACAGCGAGATCGTGGTGACCAACCCGTCGGACTGGCCCGAAGGAAAGGTCCGCGAGGTGTACGAGCCGGTGGTCAAGACCACCGTCATCGCGCCCAGCGAGTTCATCGGCACCATCATGGAGCTCTGCCAGTCGCGCCGCGGGGAGCTGGGCGGCATGGACTACCTGTCACCGGAGCGCGTCGAACTGCGTTACACGATGCCGTTGGGCGAGATCATCTTCGACTTCTTCGACTCGCTAAAGTCGCGCACCCGCGGCTACGCCAGCCTGGATTACGAAGAGGCCGGTGAGCAGGAGGCGTCGTTGGTCAAGGTCGACATCTTGCTGCAAGGCGAGGCGGTAGACGCGTTTTCCGCGATCGTGCACAAGGATTCGGCGTTCGCTTATGGAAACAAGATGACCACCAAGCTCAAAGAGCTGATTCCGCGCCAGCAGTTCGAGGTGCCGGTGCAGGCCGCCATCGGATCGAAAATCATTGCGCGCGAGAACATCCGCGCGATTCGCAAAGACGTGCTCTCCAAGTGCTATGGGGGAGACATCACCCGCAAGCGCAAACTTCTGGAAAAGCAGAAGGAAGGCAAGAAGCGGATGAAAACCATTGGGCGCGTGGATGTCCCGCAGGAGGCGTTTGTGGCGGCGCTGTCCACCGACGCCGCGGGGGACAAAGCCAAGAAATGA